Genomic window (Sulfurimonas sp.):
GAAATCTTACAAATTGCAAATGCGATGAGTGAGATTAACTGTAAAAAGTATGGTTTTGATTTAAAAACTTTTAGTGATGAAGCAAAAGAACAACTCTTATCATACAGCTGGCCAGGAAATATTCGAGAGTTAATCTCGGTAGTTGAGAGAGCTGTCATTTTAAGTGAAAACCAAGAGATAACAGTTGAAGAACTTTTTTTACAAAACAAAATACAATAAGGAAAAAATATGTCAAAAAAATATAATTTAGCAGTAGTAGGTGCCAACGGTGCAGTTGGTGAAGAAATTTTAAGAGTTTTAGAAGAAATAGATTTTCCATTAAGCAACTTAATCCCTCTTGCTAGTAAAAGAAGTGCTGGAAATAAAGTTTCATTTCATGGTAAAGACATAGTTATAAAAGAACTAACAAACGAAATTTTTGCTGATGAAAATATTGATATAGCACTTTTTAGTGCTGGTGGAAGTGTAACAGCAGCTTATGCTCCTGCGGCAGTTAAAGCTGGGACAGTTGTTATTGACAATACTTCACACTTTAGAATGGATAAAAATGTTCCTCTAGTAGTTCCTGAAGTTAATCCACAAGATATTGCTTTATGGAGAGAAGCTGGTATCATTTCAAATCCAAACTGTTCAACTATACAGATGGTTCAAGTATTAAAACCATTAGATGAAGCTTATGACTTGATAAGAGTAGATGCTAGTACTTATCAAGCAACTTCTGGTGGTGGAAAACCTGCAATGGAAGAGTTATTAACTCAGATGAAAGACCTCTTTGAGTTTAAACTAGAAGATTCTGAACACAAAGCATTTCCTCATCAAATAGCTCTAAATGTTATCCCTCAAATTGATGTATTTATGGAAAATGGTTATACAAAAGAAGAGATGAAAATGATTAATGAAACAAGTAAAATAATGCATAAAGATATAGAAGTAAGTGCAACTTGTGTTCGTGTTCCAACACTTCGTGGTCATGCTGAATCTTTAACACTTACTTTTGGCTCAGATATAGATGCTAATGAAGCAAGAGAAGTTTTAGCAAAAGCTCCAAACATTGTTATACTTGATAATCCTGCTGAGAGTCTTTACCCTATGCCTGCAACTTGTCAGGAAATGAATGAAACTTTTGTAGGTCGTATTAGAAATGACCCATATAGAAAAAATATGCTTCATATGTTCATAGTTGCAGATAACCTAAGAGTAGGAGCAGCTACAAATGCTGTAAGAATCGCTCAAAAATGGGTAGAAATGGAAGGCGAAAAATAACCAGTATGGAAAAAATATTCGAGAGTACCCTCTGGGCATCAAGGTTTATGGTTATAACTGCTGTTGTTTTTGGACTACTAGGAGCAGTTATCCTTTTTATAGTTGCTTCATTTGATATATATGAAACGGCAAAATTTGTATTAAATACTTATATAACACATGCTCACCCAGAAAACTTTCATGAAGATGTTGTTGGTGGGATAATTGGGGCAGTTGATTTGTATCTCATCGGTGTTGTGATGCTTCTGTTTTCTTTTGGACTTTATGAACTGTTTATATCTGAAATAGATGCAGCAAAAAGTGAAGATGGTCAAGAAAATAAAATCTTAGCTATTCACTCACTAGACCAACTAAAAGACAAGATATCCAAAGTAATTGTGATGGTTTTAGTTGTTGGCTTTTTTCAAAAAGTCGGTCATACGCAATATAATAATCCACTAGATATGCTATACTTCGCGCTATCTATAACTGCCATAGCAGTTGGTTTATATTTTTTAGGAAAAGTAGGTAAGAAATAATGAATAAAATATTTGTAGATGCCTGTTTAGGCAAAGAAACTCCATATACTCCAGTTTGGATGATGAGGCAAGCAGGTCGTTATTTACCAGAGTATATGGCTGTAAGAGCTGAGGCTGGAAACTTTTTAAACCTATGTCATAATCCTAAAAAAGCTTGTGAAGTTACACTTCAACCTTTAGATATTGTAGGTGTAGATGCTGCTATATTATTTAGCGATATTCTTGTTATTCCTGATGAGATGGGGATGGATTTGAGTTTTGTAAAAGGTGAAGGTCCAAAATTTAGCGACCCTATCAAAACTGAAGCTGATATTGACAGACTTATCGGTGGAGATGAAGCGGCTAGTAAACTTACTTATGTTTTTGATACTATTAAACTTATCAAACAAGATTTAGATAAACGCGGTGGCGAGATAGCACTCATAGGTTTTACTGGTGCACCTTGGACTTTAGCAACATATATGATAGAAGGTGAAGGTACAAAAACTTACAATGTTTGTAAAAAAATGATGTACTCAAACCCTAAACTTTTACATAAGATACTTGCGAAAGTAACTGAGGTTGTAAAGCTTTATATGGAAAAACAAATCCAAGCTGGTATAGATGTTGTTCAGATTTTTGACTCGTGGGCAGCAGCGATAGAACCTTCAAAATATGATGAATTTTCTTGGAAATATATGGTAGAAATAGCAGAGTATTTAAAAGAAAAATATCCTCATATTCCTGTTATCATGTTTCCAAAAGGCATCCCTTCATTTTTAGATAAAGTATATGGGAATTTTGATGTATTTGGTGTGGATTGGTCAACTCCAATGGAATTAGCAAAAGAAAAACTTGGAAGCAAATATGTTCTTCAGGGAAATATGGAACCATGCAGACTATACTCAAAAGAGATGACTACACAAAGTGTGCAAGATATTCAAGATATCATGGGTACTTCAAGACATATCTTTAACCTTGGACATGGAATCCTTCCAGATGTTCCAGTAGAAAACGCAATCCACTTTGTTAAAGAGTGCCAAAGAGTTAGTAAGAAATAAATGAATACAATTTTCGGTCCTATAAACTCAAGAAGATTTGGTTCTTCTTTGGGTATAGACCTCTCCCCTGCCCTTAAGCAATGTAATTTTGACTGTCTTTACTGTGAACTTGCACCAACGGCTACGGTAGATGCTCAAAGTCATACAGTTTTAGTTTCACAAATCATAAATGATTTAAAACAA
Coding sequences:
- a CDS encoding aspartate-semialdehyde dehydrogenase, with the protein product MSKKYNLAVVGANGAVGEEILRVLEEIDFPLSNLIPLASKRSAGNKVSFHGKDIVIKELTNEIFADENIDIALFSAGGSVTAAYAPAAVKAGTVVIDNTSHFRMDKNVPLVVPEVNPQDIALWREAGIISNPNCSTIQMVQVLKPLDEAYDLIRVDASTYQATSGGGKPAMEELLTQMKDLFEFKLEDSEHKAFPHQIALNVIPQIDVFMENGYTKEEMKMINETSKIMHKDIEVSATCVRVPTLRGHAESLTLTFGSDIDANEAREVLAKAPNIVILDNPAESLYPMPATCQEMNETFVGRIRNDPYRKNMLHMFIVADNLRVGAATNAVRIAQKWVEMEGEK
- a CDS encoding YqhA family protein, with the translated sequence MEKIFESTLWASRFMVITAVVFGLLGAVILFIVASFDIYETAKFVLNTYITHAHPENFHEDVVGGIIGAVDLYLIGVVMLLFSFGLYELFISEIDAAKSEDGQENKILAIHSLDQLKDKISKVIVMVLVVGFFQKVGHTQYNNPLDMLYFALSITAIAVGLYFLGKVGKK
- the hemE gene encoding uroporphyrinogen decarboxylase, giving the protein MNKIFVDACLGKETPYTPVWMMRQAGRYLPEYMAVRAEAGNFLNLCHNPKKACEVTLQPLDIVGVDAAILFSDILVIPDEMGMDLSFVKGEGPKFSDPIKTEADIDRLIGGDEAASKLTYVFDTIKLIKQDLDKRGGEIALIGFTGAPWTLATYMIEGEGTKTYNVCKKMMYSNPKLLHKILAKVTEVVKLYMEKQIQAGIDVVQIFDSWAAAIEPSKYDEFSWKYMVEIAEYLKEKYPHIPVIMFPKGIPSFLDKVYGNFDVFGVDWSTPMELAKEKLGSKYVLQGNMEPCRLYSKEMTTQSVQDIQDIMGTSRHIFNLGHGILPDVPVENAIHFVKECQRVSKK